DNA sequence from the bacterium genome:
GCTTCAGGTGGCTGAAAAGGAAAACTCTGTAATCCAGTTTGAAGATTCTCCCGAATCATATAAGGATTTTGGCGATGCTGCACATATCTTAAATGCAATTGCAAATAGTTCATATCAGAAGGAAAGTATGGATCTCGCACAGATTGTAAATAAAGAGATGAAAAAATATACTAAAATCCCTATGTGGGGAAAGGGTGTTTATCAGGCAGGGTTTTATGTCCTTATAGGAGCTGCAATGCCGCGGATACTTATTGAAACAGCCTTTCTTTCAAATAAGTATGAGGAGCGGCTCCTTAGAACAAGATCATTCAGGCAAAAGGTCGCTATGGCGATTTTTAAAAGCATAAAAATATTCAAAAAAAAATATGAACAAGGAATAGGTTGAAAGATGAGTGATGACAGGCCAATAGGAGTTTTTGATTCGGGAATAGGCGGGCTTACTGTTGTTCATGAATTATTAAAACAGCTTCCAGGGGAGAGTATTGTATATTTCGGAGATACTGCAAGGGTTCCTTATGGCTCCAAATCTCCTGATGTTGTAAAAAAATTCGGGCTTCAGGATATTCTGTTTTTATTACAGCAGAATGTAAAGGTTGTTATTGCTGCATGCCACACAGTGTCATCTGTTGCGCTTGATGATTTAAATCGGATATTCCATCTTCCGATTCTCGGGGTTGTGGATCCCGGAGTAAAGGCTGCTTCCGAATCTACGCTAAACGGGAAAATAGGTGTAATCGGCACAAGGGGAACAATTGCCAGTAAGTCCTATGATTTGAAGTTAGAACAGATATCTGATAAAATTTCAGTATTCACTCAAGCGTGCCCTTTGTTTGTCCCCCTCGCTGAAGAGGGTTGGCTTGATAATGAAATTACAGAAAAAATAGCAGAAATTTATCTTAGGCCTTTAAAAGAAAAAGGTATTGATACTCTTATCCTCGGGTGTACTCATTATCCTCTTTTAAAGGGTGTGATCAGAAGGGTGCTGGGGGAAAATGTAAAAATTATTGATTCAGCGGAGGAGACAGCGAAGCTTGTATCAAGAAGGCTCAAAATTCTCAAAATGGAAAACAGCAAAAATAATAAAGTACAGCATAAATATTTTGTAAGTGATATACCTCACCAATTTAGAGAAATCGGAGAGCGGTTTCTCGGCAGGGATATTGGCTTTGTAACAAAGGTTGATATTGAAGGCGAGGTGTCAGACAGTGCAGCAAATGCAGTAAAAATTGTACCTGCAGTTAAGAAAAATTAGACGATTAACAAACAATTTTTACCAAGTACTGCTAATGTAAAATATTTATTTGTAAAGAGATGTATATTAAATTCGTAATAATAAATTAAACAGCAGAATATTATCGTTAAATAAACACTGGTTTTGCGCTTTATGTCAGACATCTTTCATCGGGTACTTTTTGTTTGCATTTTTTAATTGAAACAGTTATATTGAACGAATTCATAAAAATTAATTCTAAAGGATGAGGGGGTGTTTTTATTGAAATTAACTCCTCTTGAAATTAAGAAACAACGTTTTAAGCAGAAAGTCAGAGGATATGATCCGGTAGAGGTGGAAACCTTTCTCGAGATGGTAGCAGACGAGTATGAAACTGTAGTCGCAGAAAAAACAAAACTTGCAGCAGAGGTGTCAAAACTTCGTGTTCAGCTTAGTGACTACAGGCAGGTTGAGAAGACATTGCAGGAAACCTTGATGAATGCTCAGGAGAATGTAAATCAATCCCGGGAAAATTCCAAGCGCGAAGCTGAGATTATGCTTAGAGAAGCAGAGTTGAAATCTGAGAAAATATTGGATGAAGCAAGAGAAAAATTAGACAGAATGAAGAATGAAGTGTCTATTCTTAAAGCACAGAAAGAATCTTTTGCTAAACGGCTAAAGCATCTGCTTGAGTCGCAGATTGAGCTTATAAAAGTGCTTGAGATTGATGATGATTTCGGCCGGAAAGAGGCAGGGCAAAATACAACATTCAGGCCAGCAGCACAGTCTAATATTAAAAGAGAGTAATTGATATAAAATTTAGGACAGTATAAGTATATTTTATTTTTCAAAATATTTGGAGGCAGTTATGCATAGGAAAATCGTTGCCGCTCTGTTTATTTTTATGGGATTGATGATAATGTCAGGTTGTGCTCACTGGAATGAAGTAATGTATAATGATTTAAAACAGGATAATACTGCAAGAATTACCCTGGTTTCCGGAGAAACAATGAATGGCACAGTTAAAAAGATTGAACCTCATCAGATTGTTATCTTGAAAGATGGAAGGCTGCATAATATATCGAAATCTTCCATACAAAGTGTAAAAATATTACCTCCTGTTTATGATGATTTGGGGAATTGTATTTCCGAATATGATATACGTAAAGTGAAGAAAAACAAAAATGCACTAATTTATGGGTTGGGGGGCGGAGCTTTAAGTTCCGGTACAAGTTTGTTTATTAGTTCAATGCTTGCGGGTGAAAACGCGACGAAAAGCACGGTTTTCGGTGAAACTGCAGCAGGAACTGCAGTAGGCACATTTCTGTTTGTTAAGGCAGGTATGGCAAAAGACAGAAAAGAGGCAATTGAAAAGATAAAGCAAGAACGGCAGGCAAGAGTTCTTAAAAAACGTAAGGTTAAAAAGAACGATCAGACAAATATGCGGGATTTAATTAATAAAGAAAAAGCAAAACAGCAGACTCTTCAAAAAGAGAGAGAAGAGCTATTAAAAAAATTAAATAAGAAGAAAAAATAATTAAAAAATGAGAATTTTATGTCTGTGTCCACAGGAATTATAGGGGGCAGCGGGCTTTATCAGATAGAAAATATTTCCGATATCAAGTGGATTCGAATTGATACTCCATTTGGTGAAACTTCTGATAAATTCTGTATTGGTAAATTATTCGGGAAAGAAATTGCTTTTCTGCCGAGGCATGGAAGGCATCACTCCCTGATGCCTTCTGAAATAAATTACAGAGCAAATATATGGGCGATGAAGAGTCTTGGTGTAGAGCGTATTATTTCCGTATCAGCCGTGGGATCATTTAGAGAAGAAATACTGCCAAGGGATATTGTCCTGATTGACCAGTTTATTGACAGGACAAAGGGAAGTACAGCATCAACATTTTTCGGAGATGGTATTGTTGCACATATAAGTTTCTCTCATCCGGTTTGCGAGGATTTAAGGCATCTTATCTATGAAGCCGGACAGGAAGAAGGGGATGGTGCCAGGCTTCATTATGGCGGTACATACCTGAATATGGAAGGCCCTGCGTTTTCAACGCGTGCAGAATCTCTGCTTTATAAATCATGGGGCGCAGATGTAATCGGAATGACAAATCTGTATGAAGCGCGTCTTGCAAGAGAAGCAGAGATATGCTATGCATCTATGGCAATGGTCACGGATTATGACAGCTGGAAGGAAAATAATCCTGATGCTTCGGTTTCACTCGAAATGGTGATAGAAAATTTAATAGTAAACACGGAGACTGCAAAAAAAATAATCAAATATGTTATTAAAAATATGCCGGAAGAACGTTCGTGTTCATGCAGAAATGCACTTGAAAACGCAATAATTACAAAACCGGCTGACATTCCCTTAAAAACAAAAGAACGACTTTCTATTCTAATAGGTAAATACATATAAATTTGGGAGATTTGACAAAAGTGCATTTTAAGGAAGTAAAAACACCTCTTAATTATACGAAAATTGAAAAAGAAATATTAAAATTCTGGGAAGATAATAATATTTTTCAGAGATCAATAGAAGAGAGATCGGAAAATAACTCTTTTGTATTCTATGAGGGCCCTCCTACTGCAAATGGCAGGCCCGGCATACATCATGTAATATCAAGAACTATTAAGGATTTTGTATGCAGATTTAAAACCATGAAGGGGTATAGAGTTGAAAGAAAAGCAGGCTGGGATACTCATGGGCTTCCGGTTGAAATAGAGATAGAGAAAGAGCTGGGATTTGAGACAAAGGATCAAATCGAAGCTTATGGTGTTGACAAATTTAATAAAAAATGCAGAGATTCTGTTTTTAAATATCTTCAAGAGTGGAATGAGCTTACCAGAAGAATGGCATATTGGGTTGACCTTAAGCAGCCTTATATTACTTACGAGGATAATTATATAGAAACTGTTTGGTGGCTGCTTGCTCAGTTATGGAAGAAAAATCTATTATATCAGGGATTTAAAATTCTGCCTTACTGCCCAAGATGCGAAACTGCATTATCAAGCCATGAAGTCTCTCTTGGTTATAAAGATGTAACTGAAAGAGCAGTAACTCTTAAATTTAAATTAAGAGATGGGGAGAATAGATTTATCCTTGCATGGACAACAACTCCATGGACATTGCCGGGTAATGTAGCTCTTGCAGTAGGGCCTGATATAACTTATGTTGAAATAGAACAAGAGTTTAATGGGAAAAAAGAACATTACTTCCTTGCAGAGGATAGGCTTGAAATTATAAAGGGTGAATTCCAGGTTATAAGGAAATTACCTGGCAAAGAAATAACAGGCTGGGAGTATGAACCCCTGTTTGATTTTATTGATCTTTCAGATGATGAACATAAGGCATATTATGTAGCCGAAGCAGATTTTGTAACTACTGATGAAGGTACCGGTGTTGTGCATACTGCTGTGATGTACGGAGAAGATGATTACAGGCTCGGATTGAAAATCGGGCTGCCTGCACGCCATACTGTGGACCAGCATGGAAAATTTAACGAACTTGTTAAAAAATGGCAGGGAAGGCCTGTAAAGGATTTTGATACTGAAACAGAGATTATTTCCTATTTATTCGAAAATAACAGGCTCTATGCTAAGGAAAAGTATACTCACTCTTATCCGCATTGCTGGAGATGCGATTCTCCCATACTCTATTATGCCAAAAAGTCATGGTATGTTAAAACAACAGAACTAAAATCAAAATTAATTGAAAATAACAAGAAGATTAACTGGTTCCCAAAAGAAGTTGGGAGCGGAAGATTTGGAACATGGCTTGAAAATAATGTTGATTGGGCTATATCAAGAAGCAGATATTGGGGAACTCCGCTTAATATATGGATTTGTGAAGAATGTGATAATCGAATAGCTGTTGATAGTATTGATATGTTAAAAGAACTTTCCGGTGCTGATAAAATAGAGGATCTTCATAAGCCGAACATTGATAATTTGAATGTTAAATGCCCGAAATGCGGCGAGCATATGACAAGAACTCCTGAAGTAATAGACTGCTGGTTTGATTCAGGTGCAATGCCTTATGCTCAAATTCACTATCCTTTTGAAGGCGAAGAACCATTTAAAAATGGCTTCCCCGCTGATTTCATTGCTGAAGGAGTAGATCAGACAAGGGGATGGTTTTATTCTCTTCTTGCAATATCAACATTAATTTCCGGTGTGCCTTCATATAAAAACTGCCTTTCAGTAGAAATGATTCTTGATAAAGACGGGCAAAAAATGTCAAAATCAAAAGGGAATACGGTAAATCCTTTTGAAATTTTTGATGTTGAAGGCGCAGATGCTTTAAGATGGTATCTTTTTACTGTAAGCCCCCCATGGGTACCTACAAAGTTTGACAGAGAAGGCGTAAAGGAGGTTTTAAGAAAATTTCTTGGAACACTGGCAAATACATACTCCTTTTTTGTGATGTATGCAAATATTGATAATTTTAAACCTGGTGAATATAACATACCTGTTGATAAGCGTCCTGAGATAGACAGATGGCTTATTTCAGCGAGAAATTCATTGGTTAAGAATGTAAATAAATTACTTGAACGCTATGATGTCACAAAAGCAGCGAGGGCTATTCAGGAGTTTGCTATTGATGATCTTTCAAACTGGTATGTAAGGAGAAATAGAAGAAGATTCTGGAAATCTGAAAAAGGAGATGACAAATTTGCCGCATTTGAAACTTTATACGAAACACTTTTAACAGTTTCTCAACTTTCAGCTCCCTTTATTCCGTTTTTATCTGAAGAGATATATAGGAATCTTTCAACAGAGATTACCAGCTCCGCTGATAGTGTGCATCTTTCATCCTTCCCGGATAATGAAGATGAACAATTTAAATACATAGATAAAGATCTTGAAGACAGAATGGATATTGCAAGAAGACTTGTTGCGATGTGCAGATCTGCAAGAAATGATGCTAAAATCAAAGTAAGACAGCCTCTTGACAAAGTATATATTAACATTCAGGGAGAGAAGAGAAAAAAATC
Encoded proteins:
- a CDS encoding glutamate racemase, whose product is MSDDRPIGVFDSGIGGLTVVHELLKQLPGESIVYFGDTARVPYGSKSPDVVKKFGLQDILFLLQQNVKVVIAACHTVSSVALDDLNRIFHLPILGVVDPGVKAASESTLNGKIGVIGTRGTIASKSYDLKLEQISDKISVFTQACPLFVPLAEEGWLDNEITEKIAEIYLRPLKEKGIDTLILGCTHYPLLKGVIRRVLGENVKIIDSAEETAKLVSRRLKILKMENSKNNKVQHKYFVSDIPHQFREIGERFLGRDIGFVTKVDIEGEVSDSAANAVKIVPAVKKN
- a CDS encoding DivIVA domain-containing protein, whose amino-acid sequence is MKLTPLEIKKQRFKQKVRGYDPVEVETFLEMVADEYETVVAEKTKLAAEVSKLRVQLSDYRQVEKTLQETLMNAQENVNQSRENSKREAEIMLREAELKSEKILDEAREKLDRMKNEVSILKAQKESFAKRLKHLLESQIELIKVLEIDDDFGRKEAGQNTTFRPAAQSNIKRE
- the mtnP gene encoding S-methyl-5'-thioadenosine phosphorylase — encoded protein: MSVSTGIIGGSGLYQIENISDIKWIRIDTPFGETSDKFCIGKLFGKEIAFLPRHGRHHSLMPSEINYRANIWAMKSLGVERIISVSAVGSFREEILPRDIVLIDQFIDRTKGSTASTFFGDGIVAHISFSHPVCEDLRHLIYEAGQEEGDGARLHYGGTYLNMEGPAFSTRAESLLYKSWGADVIGMTNLYEARLAREAEICYASMAMVTDYDSWKENNPDASVSLEMVIENLIVNTETAKKIIKYVIKNMPEERSCSCRNALENAIITKPADIPLKTKERLSILIGKYI
- a CDS encoding isoleucine--tRNA ligase, encoding MHFKEVKTPLNYTKIEKEILKFWEDNNIFQRSIEERSENNSFVFYEGPPTANGRPGIHHVISRTIKDFVCRFKTMKGYRVERKAGWDTHGLPVEIEIEKELGFETKDQIEAYGVDKFNKKCRDSVFKYLQEWNELTRRMAYWVDLKQPYITYEDNYIETVWWLLAQLWKKNLLYQGFKILPYCPRCETALSSHEVSLGYKDVTERAVTLKFKLRDGENRFILAWTTTPWTLPGNVALAVGPDITYVEIEQEFNGKKEHYFLAEDRLEIIKGEFQVIRKLPGKEITGWEYEPLFDFIDLSDDEHKAYYVAEADFVTTDEGTGVVHTAVMYGEDDYRLGLKIGLPARHTVDQHGKFNELVKKWQGRPVKDFDTETEIISYLFENNRLYAKEKYTHSYPHCWRCDSPILYYAKKSWYVKTTELKSKLIENNKKINWFPKEVGSGRFGTWLENNVDWAISRSRYWGTPLNIWICEECDNRIAVDSIDMLKELSGADKIEDLHKPNIDNLNVKCPKCGEHMTRTPEVIDCWFDSGAMPYAQIHYPFEGEEPFKNGFPADFIAEGVDQTRGWFYSLLAISTLISGVPSYKNCLSVEMILDKDGQKMSKSKGNTVNPFEIFDVEGADALRWYLFTVSPPWVPTKFDREGVKEVLRKFLGTLANTYSFFVMYANIDNFKPGEYNIPVDKRPEIDRWLISARNSLVKNVNKLLERYDVTKAARAIQEFAIDDLSNWYVRRNRRRFWKSEKGDDKFAAFETLYETLLTVSQLSAPFIPFLSEEIYRNLSTEITSSADSVHLSSFPDNEDEQFKYIDKDLEDRMDIARRLVAMCRSARNDAKIKVRQPLDKVYINIQGEKRKKSALLLKGLILEEINVKDFDLVGDTKLFLIKKAVPVFSRLGPVFGKDVNSAAEAIRNLSEKEVEELSENGKLMIRVKENDIEINIGMVEIELQPKEGFAIQRDGDITIALDTHISDELKTEGFAREFVNRVQNMRKEADYNVTDRIEVYYKPEDGVDKLIEKMKDYIAKEVLAIFIKPELIDADLIKELALDNLKVTVGIKRAESKFN